From a single Phocoena sinus isolate mPhoSin1 chromosome 1, mPhoSin1.pri, whole genome shotgun sequence genomic region:
- the LOC116762506 gene encoding ATP synthase subunit e, mitochondrial has product MVPPVQVSPLIKLGRYCALFLGVVYGAKRYDYLKPRAEEERRIAAEEKKKQDEQRRIERELAEAQEDSILK; this is encoded by the coding sequence ATGGTTCCGCCAGTGCAGGTCTCTCCGCTCATCAAGCTCGGCCGTTACTGCGCCTTGTTCCTCGGCGTGGTTTACGGAGCCAAGCGCTACGATTACCTGAAACCCcgggcagaggaggagaggaggatagCAGCCGAGGAGAAGAAGAAGCAGGATGAGCAGAGGCGCATTGAGAGAGAACTGGCAGAAGCCCAAGAGGACAGCATATTAAAGTGA